The Hymenobacter sp. DG01 genome has a segment encoding these proteins:
- a CDS encoding ChaN family lipoprotein, whose protein sequence is MTRKFLFLPLLLLLTSLTLRADDKPAYRLFTAVGKAADYYKMLKELAAADVVFFGEQHNDPMAHWLELQVTKDLLRLRQGQLVLGLEMFERDVQPLVDQYTTGELSDKEFEEQSRPWPNYATDYKPLLQLAKQQKFRVVGTNVPRRYASQVAKGSLAALNELPASEKAWMAPLPLAVDYELPGYKNMAKMFGGDAAHAAGVQNIIQAQALKDATMAHFLNQARPEGHLLLHLNGAYHSDNHDGILAYLRQQNPKLKVLTISTVSQEQLSKLDKENQQKADFVLVVPQDMTKTY, encoded by the coding sequence ATGACCAGAAAATTCCTGTTCCTACCCCTGCTTTTGCTACTAACCTCCCTGACCCTACGGGCCGATGATAAGCCGGCCTACCGCCTGTTCACGGCCGTCGGCAAAGCCGCCGACTACTATAAGATGCTCAAGGAACTGGCCGCCGCCGACGTGGTATTCTTCGGGGAGCAGCACAACGACCCCATGGCCCACTGGCTGGAACTGCAGGTAACCAAAGACCTGCTGCGCCTGCGGCAAGGGCAACTAGTGCTGGGCCTGGAAATGTTTGAGCGCGATGTGCAACCCCTGGTGGACCAGTACACCACCGGCGAGCTGTCGGATAAAGAGTTTGAGGAGCAAAGCCGCCCCTGGCCCAACTACGCCACCGACTACAAGCCCCTGCTACAGCTGGCCAAGCAGCAGAAGTTTCGGGTGGTGGGCACCAACGTGCCGCGCCGCTACGCCTCACAAGTGGCAAAGGGCAGCCTCGCGGCGCTCAATGAGCTGCCAGCTTCGGAGAAGGCCTGGATGGCGCCCCTGCCGCTTGCGGTAGATTATGAGCTGCCCGGCTATAAAAACATGGCGAAAATGTTTGGGGGCGACGCGGCCCACGCCGCCGGGGTGCAGAATATTATTCAGGCCCAGGCCCTCAAGGATGCGACTATGGCCCACTTTCTCAACCAGGCCCGCCCCGAAGGCCACCTGCTACTCCACCTCAACGGCGCATACCACTCCGACAACCACGACGGCATTCTGGCCTACCTGCGCCAGCAAAACCCCAAACTGAAGGTGCTGACCATCAGCACGGTTTCCCAGGAGCAGCTCAGTAAGCTGGATAAGGAGAATCAGCAGAAGGCCGATTTTGTGCTGGTAGTACCCCAGGATATGACCAAGACGTATTAA
- a CDS encoding ABC transporter permease has protein sequence MSKIWLIAQREYLTRVRKKSFLIMSLLGPLLTAAIFAVPVLIATLSDKDKVVAVADAGGLFTDKLPDPQNDITFKRVSADLPAAKAEFNKAKYDALLYVPKLDIANPDGFQVFSRKGLGMTLQRDIERSVENAVEAQRLKNAGLDQAVLKTMKADVSLKTISLSEDGERSSSTGVSTGVAYACGFLIYMFIFIYGIQIMRGVMEEKTNRIVEVVISSVKPFQLMMGKVLGIAGVGFTQLALWVILSFGITSAIAGSVSPDKIVQNRVERVNTAAGATATVEAKETKKEGNEIVKAFKEADLNFGMIAGCFLFYFLGGYLFYGALFGAIGSAVDSETDTQQFMMPVTMPLVLTFVVAQATLTTNPNGQVAFWMSMIPFTSPIAMMMRLPFGGVPMWQLGLSMLLLILGFLGTIWLAGRIYRVGILMYGKKVTYGELSKWLFYKG, from the coding sequence ATGTCGAAAATCTGGTTGATTGCGCAGCGCGAGTACCTGACCCGGGTGCGCAAAAAGAGCTTTCTGATTATGTCGTTGCTGGGGCCGCTGCTCACGGCCGCCATTTTTGCCGTGCCCGTGCTCATTGCTACCCTGTCGGATAAGGACAAGGTGGTGGCCGTGGCCGACGCCGGAGGGCTGTTCACGGATAAGCTGCCTGACCCCCAGAATGATATTACGTTCAAGCGCGTGTCGGCAGACCTGCCTGCCGCCAAAGCAGAGTTCAACAAAGCCAAGTACGACGCCCTGCTGTACGTGCCCAAGCTGGATATAGCCAACCCCGACGGGTTTCAGGTATTCTCGCGCAAAGGCCTGGGCATGACGTTGCAACGAGACATTGAGCGTTCCGTGGAAAACGCGGTGGAAGCCCAACGCCTCAAAAATGCCGGCCTCGACCAAGCCGTACTGAAGACCATGAAGGCCGATGTGAGCCTGAAAACCATTAGCTTAAGTGAAGATGGGGAGCGGAGCTCCAGCACTGGCGTAAGCACCGGCGTGGCCTACGCCTGCGGCTTTCTGATCTACATGTTCATCTTCATCTACGGCATTCAGATTATGCGCGGGGTGATGGAGGAAAAGACCAACCGCATCGTGGAAGTGGTTATTTCCTCCGTGAAGCCCTTCCAGCTGATGATGGGCAAAGTGCTGGGCATTGCCGGGGTAGGATTTACGCAACTAGCGTTATGGGTGATTCTGTCGTTTGGCATTACTTCGGCCATAGCAGGCTCCGTCAGCCCCGACAAGATTGTGCAGAACCGCGTGGAGCGGGTGAATACCGCTGCTGGTGCCACGGCTACGGTGGAAGCCAAAGAAACCAAAAAGGAAGGCAACGAAATTGTAAAGGCCTTCAAAGAAGCTGACCTTAACTTCGGGATGATTGCCGGCTGCTTCCTGTTTTATTTCCTGGGAGGTTACCTGTTCTACGGTGCCTTGTTCGGGGCTATCGGCTCGGCCGTGGACAGCGAAACGGACACCCAGCAGTTCATGATGCCCGTGACCATGCCTTTGGTGCTCACCTTCGTAGTGGCCCAGGCTACCCTCACCACCAACCCCAACGGGCAGGTAGCCTTCTGGATGTCAATGATTCCGTTTACCTCGCCCATTGCCATGATGATGCGCCTGCCCTTTGGGGGCGTGCCCATGTGGCAGCTAGGCCTGTCGATGCTCCTGCTGATTCTGGGGTTCCTGGGCACCATTTGGCTGGCGGGCCGCATCTACCGGGTAGGTATTCTGATGTACGGCAAGAAGGTAACCTACGGCGAACTGTCGAAGTGGCTGTTCTATAAAGGCTAA
- a CDS encoding ABC transporter ATP-binding protein → MKPPILEVRDVRKQYAAHTALDGVSLSVPEGSIFGLLGPNGAGKTSLIRIITQITGADAGEVLFRGEKLNPSHIGRIGYLPEERGLYKKMKVGEQLLYLAQLKGLSKDEARQKIKGWLERFDIKSWSEKNIEDLSKGMQQKVQFIATVVHEPELVILDEPFSGFDPINANLLKDEILAMRDRGTSIIFSTHRMESVEEMCDHIALINRSRKVLDGSVREVRDAYRAQTYEVEGKGRLMVMHPDFEVLKHQERENGHFYDIIRLHGGTTPNDLLRYLIGAGSVEVHAFRELVPSINDIFIRRVRETQPDYVPETDTALA, encoded by the coding sequence GTGAAACCACCTATCCTCGAAGTGCGCGACGTGCGCAAGCAGTACGCCGCTCATACCGCCCTCGACGGCGTGAGCCTGTCGGTGCCGGAGGGCTCTATTTTTGGGCTGTTAGGGCCTAATGGCGCCGGTAAAACTTCCCTGATCCGCATCATCACCCAGATAACCGGGGCCGATGCGGGCGAGGTACTGTTCCGGGGCGAGAAGCTGAACCCCTCCCATATTGGGCGCATTGGCTACCTGCCCGAGGAGCGCGGCCTCTACAAGAAAATGAAGGTAGGGGAGCAGCTCCTGTACCTGGCCCAGCTGAAAGGTTTGAGCAAGGACGAAGCCCGGCAGAAAATCAAAGGCTGGCTGGAGCGCTTCGATATCAAGTCATGGTCGGAGAAAAACATCGAGGACCTAAGCAAGGGCATGCAGCAGAAGGTACAGTTTATTGCCACAGTGGTGCACGAGCCGGAGCTAGTGATTCTCGACGAGCCGTTCTCGGGCTTTGACCCCATCAACGCCAACCTGCTCAAGGATGAGATTCTGGCCATGCGCGACCGGGGCACCAGCATCATCTTTTCTACTCACCGCATGGAATCGGTGGAGGAGATGTGCGACCATATTGCCCTCATCAACCGCAGCCGCAAAGTGCTCGATGGCTCCGTGCGCGAGGTTCGCGACGCCTACCGCGCCCAGACGTACGAAGTGGAAGGCAAAGGCCGGCTGATGGTGATGCACCCCGACTTTGAGGTGCTCAAACACCAGGAGCGCGAAAACGGCCACTTCTACGACATCATTCGCCTGCACGGCGGTACCACTCCCAACGACCTGCTGCGCTACCTGATTGGGGCCGGCAGCGTGGAGGTACACGCCTTCCGGGAACTGGTGCCCAGCATCAACGACATCTTTATTCGGCGGGTGCGCGAAACCCAGCCCGATTACGTGCCCGAAACGGATACCGCTCTGGCTTAG
- a CDS encoding RNA polymerase sigma factor — MPAALTPDFLHLLQQYQPLLRRVVRMYCADADDQQDLYQDIVLQLWRAWPAYQTRASAKLSTWLYQVALNVAISDLRLRTRKPPPERFGAALPDVAAPPDAGPDAEDLGQLYQAIERLSDVEKAFVLLYLEERTYEDMADILGITQNNVRVKMHRVQDKLRHLLTQPA, encoded by the coding sequence ATGCCTGCTGCTCTCACGCCGGATTTCTTGCACTTGCTTCAGCAGTACCAGCCCTTGCTGCGGCGGGTGGTGCGCATGTACTGCGCCGATGCCGACGACCAGCAGGACCTCTACCAGGACATCGTGCTGCAACTGTGGCGGGCGTGGCCAGCCTATCAGACCCGGGCCTCGGCCAAGCTCAGCACCTGGCTGTATCAGGTGGCCCTGAACGTGGCTATTTCTGATTTGCGGCTGCGGACGCGCAAGCCCCCGCCGGAGCGCTTCGGGGCCGCCCTGCCCGATGTTGCCGCGCCCCCTGACGCTGGCCCCGATGCCGAGGACTTAGGCCAGTTATACCAAGCCATTGAGCGGCTTTCGGATGTGGAAAAAGCCTTCGTGCTGCTGTATCTGGAAGAGCGCACCTATGAGGACATGGCCGACATCCTGGGCATCACCCAAAACAACGTGCGTGTGAAAATGCACCGCGTGCAAGACAAGCTTCGCCACCTGCTAACCCAACCCGCCTGA
- the dnaJ gene encoding molecular chaperone DnaJ → MATKRDYYEVLGVAKNASGDEIKKAYRKVAIKYHPDKNPDDPTAEDKFKEAAEAYEVLSDEQKRARYDRFGHQAGGGNGGGPNMEDIFSQFGDIFGGGGFEGFFGGGGRGQQGGRRVRKGSNLRIKLKLDLEEVANGVEKKIKVKRYVACNTCSGTGAKNGTDLKTCGTCNGQGQVKRVVQTMLGQMVSASTCPTCEGEGKVVTSKCDVCHGDGRQLHEEVIPINIPAGVAEGMQLSMNGKGNFPERGGVPGDLLIQIEEEPHEVLKRDGNNIMFEQYISFVDAALGASIEVPTIEGKVKIKVDPGTQPGKILRLRGKGIKDINGYGRGDQLIHLNVWTPKNVTSEERELLEKLRDARNFTPNPGKNEKGFFEKVKEYFQ, encoded by the coding sequence ATGGCAACGAAGCGAGATTATTACGAGGTGTTGGGCGTAGCCAAAAACGCTTCGGGCGACGAGATAAAGAAGGCCTACCGTAAGGTGGCCATCAAATATCACCCCGATAAAAACCCCGACGACCCAACCGCCGAGGACAAGTTTAAGGAAGCCGCCGAGGCCTACGAGGTCCTCAGCGACGAACAGAAGCGCGCCCGCTACGACCGTTTCGGCCACCAGGCCGGCGGCGGTAATGGCGGCGGCCCGAACATGGAGGACATCTTCTCCCAGTTTGGCGACATTTTCGGCGGCGGCGGTTTCGAAGGCTTCTTCGGAGGGGGTGGCCGCGGCCAGCAGGGCGGGCGGCGCGTGCGCAAGGGTTCCAACCTGCGCATCAAGCTGAAACTTGACCTGGAAGAAGTAGCCAACGGCGTCGAGAAAAAGATCAAGGTGAAGCGCTACGTGGCGTGTAACACTTGCTCGGGCACCGGCGCCAAAAACGGCACCGACCTCAAAACCTGCGGCACCTGCAACGGCCAGGGCCAGGTGAAGCGCGTGGTGCAAACCATGCTGGGTCAGATGGTTAGCGCCTCTACCTGCCCTACCTGCGAAGGCGAGGGCAAAGTGGTAACCAGCAAGTGCGACGTATGCCACGGCGACGGCCGCCAGTTGCACGAAGAGGTTATTCCGATCAACATTCCGGCGGGCGTGGCCGAGGGCATGCAGCTGAGCATGAACGGCAAAGGCAACTTCCCGGAGCGCGGCGGGGTACCCGGCGACCTGCTAATTCAGATTGAGGAGGAGCCACACGAAGTGCTCAAGCGCGACGGCAACAACATCATGTTCGAGCAATATATCTCGTTCGTGGATGCGGCCCTGGGCGCCAGCATTGAGGTGCCGACCATTGAAGGCAAGGTGAAAATCAAGGTGGACCCCGGCACTCAGCCCGGCAAGATCCTGCGCCTGCGCGGCAAAGGCATCAAGGACATCAACGGGTACGGCCGCGGCGACCAGCTGATTCATCTGAATGTCTGGACCCCGAAGAACGTGACCAGCGAAGAGCGTGAGCTGCTGGAAAAGCTGCGCGATGCCCGCAACTTCACGCCCAACCCCGGTAAAAACGAGAAAGGCTTCTTCGAGAAAGTGAAGGAGTACTTCCAATAA
- a CDS encoding nucleotide exchange factor GrpE, producing the protein MADDKTPQPDETQFDQTSASGNHAAGELPEEPNAPEIGEVEGAEATPEQGFKADAELADLKDKYLRLAAEFENYKRRTTKERADLFKTANQELMVALLPVLDDFDRARHHTKDTEDAGTVRESIDIIYNKLQKTLNQKGLASMEAKGGAFDPDLHEAITQIPAPSEDLKGKIVDEVEKGYYLGDKVIRHAKVVLGQ; encoded by the coding sequence ATGGCTGACGATAAAACTCCACAACCCGACGAAACGCAATTCGACCAGACCAGCGCCTCAGGTAACCACGCTGCCGGCGAGCTGCCCGAAGAGCCCAATGCCCCCGAAATTGGGGAAGTAGAGGGCGCGGAGGCTACCCCGGAACAGGGCTTCAAAGCTGATGCCGAATTGGCCGATCTGAAGGATAAATACCTGCGCCTGGCCGCCGAGTTTGAAAACTACAAGCGTCGCACCACCAAGGAGCGCGCCGACCTGTTCAAGACCGCCAACCAGGAGCTGATGGTGGCCTTGCTGCCCGTGCTGGACGATTTCGATCGGGCCCGCCACCACACCAAGGACACGGAAGATGCTGGCACCGTGCGTGAAAGCATTGACATCATTTACAACAAGCTCCAGAAAACCCTGAACCAGAAGGGCCTTGCCTCCATGGAAGCAAAGGGCGGCGCTTTCGACCCTGATCTGCACGAGGCCATCACCCAGATTCCGGCCCCGTCGGAAGATCTGAAAGGCAAGATTGTGGATGAGGTAGAGAAAGGCTACTACCTCGGCGACAAGGTAATCCGCCACGCCAAGGTGGTACTGGGCCAGTAG
- the obgE gene encoding GTPase ObgE yields MASNNFIDYVKINCRSGRGGAGSHHFFRAKGLPNGGPDGGDGGRGGHIILEGNSQLWTLLHLQYQKHLIAKPGESGGENLRTGAQGEDIIVQVPLGTIARDAETGEKKLEITEHGQRLILTPGGRGGLGNDHFKSATNQAPSYAQPGEPGIDEWVILELKLLADVGLVGFPNAGKSTLLSVVSAAKPKIADYAFTTLTPNLGVVAYRDYKSFVMADIPGIIEGAAEGRGLGHRFLRHVERNSILLFMISCDSPDINAEYQVLLSELEQFNPELLDKKRLLAITKSDMLDEELEGEIRETLPTDLPTIFISSLTNKNIQPLKDMIWQALHAQE; encoded by the coding sequence GTGGCTTCTAATAACTTCATCGACTACGTCAAGATCAACTGCCGCTCGGGCCGGGGCGGGGCAGGCTCGCACCACTTCTTCCGGGCCAAGGGCCTGCCCAACGGCGGCCCCGATGGCGGCGACGGTGGCCGGGGTGGTCATATTATTCTGGAGGGCAACTCCCAACTCTGGACCCTGCTGCACCTGCAGTACCAGAAGCACCTGATTGCTAAGCCCGGCGAAAGCGGCGGCGAAAACCTGCGCACCGGTGCCCAGGGCGAAGATATTATCGTGCAGGTGCCCCTCGGTACTATTGCCCGCGACGCGGAAACCGGCGAGAAAAAGCTGGAAATCACGGAGCACGGCCAGCGCCTCATTCTCACGCCCGGCGGCCGCGGCGGCCTTGGCAACGACCACTTTAAGTCGGCTACCAACCAGGCGCCCAGCTACGCCCAGCCCGGCGAGCCCGGCATTGATGAGTGGGTGATTCTGGAGCTCAAGCTGCTGGCCGATGTAGGGCTGGTGGGCTTCCCGAATGCCGGCAAAAGCACGCTGCTGTCGGTGGTGTCGGCCGCTAAACCCAAGATTGCCGACTACGCCTTCACGACCCTCACGCCCAACCTGGGGGTAGTAGCCTACCGCGACTATAAGTCGTTTGTGATGGCCGACATTCCAGGCATTATTGAGGGCGCTGCCGAGGGTAGGGGCCTGGGCCACCGCTTCCTGCGCCACGTAGAGCGCAACTCCATTCTGCTGTTCATGATCAGCTGCGACTCGCCCGACATCAACGCCGAATACCAGGTGTTGCTCAGCGAGTTGGAACAATTCAACCCCGAACTGCTGGACAAGAAGCGCCTGCTGGCCATTACCAAGTCGGATATGCTGGACGAGGAATTGGAGGGAGAAATCCGGGAAACGCTGCCCACCGACCTGCCCACCATTTTCATTTCCAGCCTGACCAACAAGAACATCCAGCCCCTGAAGGATATGATCTGGCAGGCCCTGCACGCGCAGGAGTAA
- a CDS encoding adenylate kinase has protein sequence MLNLVLFGPPGAGKGTQSQKLIARYNLVHLSTGDLLRAQITQGTELGLRAKKLMDEGLLVPDEVVIGMIDSALKANKQAAGFIFDGFPRTVPQAESLDQLLAQHDTGVSCMVALEVDEEELVKRLLERGKTSGRPDDQNEEKIRKRVTVYNTETAQVAGYYAGQQKFHSLNGIGAIEDIFGQICAILDEHQPATTEGSRQATDEVKA, from the coding sequence ATGCTGAATCTCGTGCTCTTCGGCCCCCCCGGCGCCGGCAAAGGAACGCAAAGCCAGAAGCTGATTGCCCGCTATAACCTGGTTCACCTCTCCACCGGCGACCTGCTCCGCGCCCAGATTACTCAGGGCACCGAGCTGGGCCTGCGGGCCAAAAAGCTCATGGACGAAGGCCTGCTCGTTCCCGACGAGGTAGTAATCGGCATGATTGACAGCGCTCTGAAAGCCAACAAGCAAGCCGCCGGCTTTATCTTCGACGGTTTCCCCCGCACCGTACCCCAGGCCGAAAGCCTCGACCAGCTGCTGGCCCAGCACGATACCGGCGTTTCGTGCATGGTAGCGCTGGAAGTAGATGAGGAAGAGCTGGTGAAGCGCCTGCTGGAGCGTGGCAAAACCTCGGGCCGCCCCGACGACCAGAACGAAGAAAAAATCCGCAAGCGCGTAACGGTGTACAATACCGAAACCGCCCAGGTAGCCGGCTACTACGCCGGGCAGCAGAAATTCCACTCCCTGAACGGCATTGGCGCCATCGAAGACATCTTCGGCCAGATCTGCGCCATCCTCGATGAGCACCAGCCCGCCACTACCGAAGGCAGCCGCCAGGCAACCGACGAAGTAAAAGCGTAA
- the hpt gene encoding hypoxanthine phosphoribosyltransferase, with product MTPDHISLHNKQFEPYLSATQLAEAVQAVAARLNQDYAGQTPLFVAVLNGSFMFVADLLKHITLDCEVSFIKVASYQGTSSTGEVKELLGLTEDLQGRPVIILEDIVDTGHTMRMLLDTLAEKQPASLEVATLFLKPECLQHELSIRYVGLSIPNDFIVGYGLDYDGLGRNYPDVYKAV from the coding sequence ATGACCCCGGACCATATTTCGCTGCACAACAAGCAGTTCGAGCCCTACCTGTCGGCCACCCAGCTCGCCGAAGCGGTGCAGGCCGTAGCCGCCCGCCTCAACCAGGACTACGCCGGCCAGACGCCCCTGTTCGTGGCAGTTCTAAACGGCTCATTTATGTTCGTCGCTGATTTGCTGAAGCACATCACGCTCGACTGCGAAGTGAGCTTTATCAAAGTAGCCTCTTACCAGGGCACCAGCAGCACCGGCGAAGTGAAAGAGTTGCTGGGCCTCACGGAAGACCTGCAGGGCCGCCCGGTCATTATTCTGGAGGATATTGTGGACACTGGCCACACCATGCGGATGCTGCTGGATACGCTGGCCGAAAAGCAGCCGGCTTCCCTGGAAGTGGCTACCCTCTTCCTCAAGCCCGAGTGCCTGCAGCATGAGCTGTCTATCCGCTACGTGGGCCTGAGCATCCCCAATGATTTTATTGTGGGTTATGGCCTCGACTACGATGGCCTGGGCCGCAATTACCCCGATGTGTACAAAGCCGTGTAG
- a CDS encoding sodium-translocating pyrophosphatase produces MMNILYVVPALGVLALLFTWLRSGWVGRQPAGDERMQTIAGYIADGAIAFLKAEYRVMIFFGLIASAFLFYLGSTGEKSSPIIVVAFIIGAVFSALAGFVGMKIATKANVRTAHAARTSLSQALSVSFSGGSVMGMGVAGLAVLGLGSLFIVFYQMFVVSKGGTANGIEMETALEVLTGFSLGAESIALFARVGGGIYTKAADVGADLVGKVEAGIPEDDPRNPATIADNVGDNVGDVAGMGADLFGSYVATILATMVLGREVVARGDQFQGLSPILLPMVIAGMGIVASLVGILMVRVKEGGNVQGALNLGNYVSVLVSAVASYFIIQWILPAEDLTIRGTTFDAMDVFYAVVVGLVVGTLMSIITEYYTAMGKRPVLSIVRQSSTGHATTVIGGLAVGMESTVLPIIVLAAGIVLSYECAGLYGVAIAAAGMMATTAMQLAIDAFGPIADNAGGIAEMSELPKEVRERTDILDAVGNTTAATGKGFAIASAALTSLALFAAFMGTANISAIDISDARVLGGLFVGAMIPFIFSALAISAVGRAAMSMVQEVRRQFREIPGIMEGTGRPEYEKCVAISTQAAIREMMLPGAIALIVPVIVGFAFGPEVLGGTLAGVTVSGVLMAMFQSNAGGAWDNAKKSFEKGVMIDGKMEYKGSDAHKASVTGDTVGDPFKDTSGPSMNILIKLMSIVSLVIAPHIAAPERALTLEPGKQTPRLTAEHSRPVAQVSQPTVFTP; encoded by the coding sequence ATGATGAATATTCTTTACGTAGTGCCGGCCCTGGGGGTGCTGGCCTTGCTGTTTACGTGGCTGCGCTCGGGCTGGGTGGGTAGGCAACCAGCCGGTGATGAACGCATGCAAACCATTGCCGGCTACATTGCCGATGGCGCCATTGCCTTTCTGAAAGCGGAATATCGGGTGATGATTTTCTTCGGGCTTATTGCTTCGGCTTTTCTGTTTTACCTGGGAAGCACCGGCGAGAAGTCAAGCCCCATCATTGTGGTGGCATTTATCATCGGGGCCGTATTTTCGGCGCTGGCGGGCTTTGTCGGGATGAAGATTGCCACCAAGGCCAATGTGCGCACGGCCCATGCCGCCCGCACCAGCCTAAGCCAGGCCCTGAGCGTTTCCTTTTCGGGAGGTTCGGTGATGGGGATGGGGGTAGCAGGGCTGGCCGTACTGGGATTGGGCTCACTCTTTATCGTGTTCTACCAGATGTTCGTGGTGAGCAAGGGCGGCACGGCCAACGGCATCGAAATGGAAACTGCCCTGGAGGTTCTGACGGGCTTTTCGCTGGGCGCTGAGAGCATTGCGCTGTTTGCCAGGGTAGGGGGCGGTATCTACACCAAAGCCGCCGACGTAGGCGCTGACCTTGTGGGCAAAGTAGAAGCCGGCATTCCGGAGGACGACCCGCGCAACCCCGCCACCATTGCCGACAACGTAGGCGATAACGTGGGCGACGTAGCCGGCATGGGCGCCGATCTGTTCGGCTCGTACGTAGCCACCATTCTGGCTACCATGGTGCTGGGCCGGGAGGTAGTGGCCCGCGGCGACCAGTTTCAGGGCCTTTCACCCATCTTGCTACCCATGGTTATTGCCGGAATGGGCATTGTGGCCTCGTTGGTTGGTATTTTGATGGTGCGCGTGAAGGAGGGCGGCAATGTGCAGGGCGCCCTCAACCTGGGTAACTACGTGTCGGTGCTGGTGTCGGCGGTGGCTTCCTACTTCATCATTCAGTGGATTCTGCCCGCTGAAGACCTTACCATTCGGGGTACCACCTTTGATGCTATGGATGTGTTTTACGCCGTGGTGGTCGGGTTGGTAGTGGGTACTTTGATGAGCATCATTACGGAGTATTACACGGCCATGGGCAAGCGGCCGGTGCTCAGCATCGTCCGCCAGAGCAGCACTGGGCACGCTACTACGGTCATCGGGGGGCTGGCCGTGGGCATGGAAAGCACCGTGCTACCCATTATTGTGCTGGCGGCGGGTATTGTGCTCAGCTACGAGTGTGCGGGTCTCTACGGCGTGGCCATTGCGGCGGCCGGCATGATGGCTACCACGGCCATGCAGCTCGCCATTGATGCCTTCGGTCCCATTGCCGACAACGCGGGCGGCATTGCCGAAATGAGCGAGCTACCCAAGGAAGTGCGCGAACGGACCGATATTTTGGATGCCGTGGGCAACACCACCGCCGCCACCGGTAAGGGCTTCGCCATTGCCTCCGCCGCCCTTACTTCTCTGGCCCTGTTTGCTGCTTTCATGGGTACGGCCAACATTTCGGCCATTGACATCAGCGACGCGCGGGTGCTGGGCGGGCTGTTCGTGGGAGCCATGATTCCGTTTATCTTCTCGGCCCTCGCAATTTCGGCGGTCGGGCGCGCGGCCATGAGTATGGTGCAGGAAGTACGCCGGCAGTTTCGCGAAATTCCGGGCATTATGGAAGGCACCGGCCGCCCGGAGTACGAGAAGTGCGTGGCTATTTCCACCCAGGCCGCCATCCGGGAAATGATGCTGCCCGGCGCTATTGCCCTCATTGTGCCAGTCATCGTAGGTTTTGCGTTCGGGCCCGAAGTGCTGGGCGGCACGCTGGCCGGTGTTACGGTATCCGGAGTGCTGATGGCCATGTTCCAGAGCAATGCCGGCGGGGCCTGGGATAACGCTAAGAAGTCGTTTGAAAAAGGCGTGATGATTGACGGCAAAATGGAGTACAAGGGCTCCGACGCCCACAAAGCTTCCGTAACGGGCGACACGGTAGGGGACCCTTTCAAAGACACTTCCGGGCCCAGTATGAACATTCTCATCAAGCTCATGAGCATTGTGTCTCTGGTGATTGCGCCCCACATTGCCGCCCCCGAGCGGGCCCTGACGCTGGAACCAGGTAAGCAAACACCCCGGCTCACCGCCGAGCACAGCCGCCCGGTAGCGCAGGTAAGTCAGCCAACTGTTTTCACCCCCTAA
- a CDS encoding M20/M25/M40 family metallo-hydrolase, with protein sequence MQLLQALCQIAAPSGHEAPLTEFLLHYIRQHQASWSTQPTVLAGGEFQDCIILIFGRPRTAVFAHLDSIGFTVRYGRQLVPIGGPDAETGYRLVGRDKEGEIECTLVVNEQTGALSYDFHRDIERGTELTFRCDFRETDTTVQSCYLDNRLGVWNALRLCETLQDGIVAFSCWEEHGGGSVAYLARYIYETYGVRQALISDITWVTEGVRPGEGVAISLRDSLIPRRSYVERIRRIAREAGIPHQLEVEGSGGSDAKELQHGAQPWDWCFIGAPEDHVHSPDEIVDKRDIDSMLALYQVLMQEL encoded by the coding sequence ATGCAGCTTTTACAAGCCCTGTGCCAGATAGCCGCGCCTTCCGGCCACGAAGCTCCCCTGACAGAATTCCTGCTTCACTACATTCGTCAGCACCAAGCTTCGTGGAGCACTCAACCAACCGTGCTGGCCGGTGGAGAGTTCCAGGATTGCATTATTCTAATATTTGGAAGGCCGCGTACCGCCGTATTCGCTCACTTGGACAGTATTGGATTTACGGTACGCTACGGCCGGCAGCTAGTGCCCATCGGCGGGCCTGATGCCGAAACCGGCTACCGGCTGGTAGGCCGGGATAAGGAGGGCGAGATTGAGTGTACGCTGGTGGTAAACGAGCAAACCGGGGCTCTGAGCTACGATTTTCACCGCGACATTGAGCGCGGCACCGAGCTTACCTTCCGTTGCGACTTCCGCGAAACCGACACCACCGTGCAGAGCTGCTACCTCGATAACCGGCTGGGGGTCTGGAACGCCCTGCGCCTCTGCGAAACCCTGCAGGATGGCATCGTGGCTTTCTCATGTTGGGAAGAACACGGCGGGGGCTCGGTGGCCTACCTGGCCCGCTACATCTACGAAACCTACGGAGTCCGGCAGGCGCTCATATCCGATATTACTTGGGTAACGGAAGGTGTACGCCCCGGCGAGGGGGTAGCCATTTCCCTGCGCGACTCCCTGATTCCGCGCCGCAGCTATGTGGAGCGCATCCGGCGCATTGCCCGCGAGGCCGGCATTCCGCACCAGTTGGAGGTAGAAGGCAGCGGCGGCTCCGATGCTAAAGAGCTGCAGCACGGGGCTCAACCCTGGGACTGGTGCTTCATCGGGGCGCCCGAGGACCATGTGCACTCACCTGACGAAATCGTGGACAAGCGCGACATCGACAGCATGCTGGCCCTGTACCAGGTACTGATGCAGGAGCTGTAG